Within the Streptomyces sp. YIM 121038 genome, the region GCCGGATCGGCCGTGTCGCCCAGGGCCATGGCCGCGGAGACGCGGACCGTGGCGCTGTCCGCTCCGAGGCGCAGGGTGTAGCGCTCGACGGGCGGCGGAGTCAGGCGCCTGAGCCGCGTGTACCCCCACGCCGAGCGCGGAAAGGTGTCGGGGTACGCCAGGGCGCCCCAGCTCATCACCTTGCGGACCAGACGGTTCTTCGGGGGGCGGGGCTCGAGCAGGTCGCGGAAGGGCTCCACGTCCCGGTCGGGGTCCAGCTCCGCCGCGACCCGGATGGCGAGGCCGTGGAGGTCCGGCTCGTACAGGTCGTCGAGGTGGTCGAGCGCGGACAGGCGCGTGACGAAGCCCATGACGGCGGCGTCCGCCCGGGGCCCGCCGGCCCTGTGGAGGTCCAGCAGAGCGCCGGAGAAGTCCTTCTTCCGGTCGCTGAACAGCGTGGCCTCGGCCTCTTCAAGGCTGCTGGTCATGTCGGCCTGCCTGCCTTTCTCGTGTTTCCGCGTACGGACGGTGGGGGCGGGAGTGCTACTTCTTGATGGCGAAGAACACGCAGCCCGCGGCGGCGAACGCGGCCTTCTGCTGTGCGGTCGTGGCCCCGGGGTTCCTGGCTCCGTGCCAGGCCCCCTTGGCGCACCTGATGCCGTACTTCTTGCCGTACTTCCAGACCGTCTTGCCCGCCTTCTTGGCCCAGCCC harbors:
- a CDS encoding HEAT repeat domain-containing protein yields the protein MTSSLEEAEATLFSDRKKDFSGALLDLHRAGGPRADAAVMGFVTRLSALDHLDDLYEPDLHGLAIRVAAELDPDRDVEPFRDLLEPRPPKNRLVRKVMSWGALAYPDTFPRSAWGYTRLRRLTPPPVERYTLRLGADSATVRVSAAMALGDTADPAALDPLADVLDDPSTDVRLHAVQSVRRLHHAAAASVLDGHPAEAGLVEALGDRRPQIRDAAVQTLMLWQRSELVHQAASTADAALAESLRHTLTRAVDPLPQTWPGDSTTL